One segment of Elusimicrobiota bacterium DNA contains the following:
- a CDS encoding prepilin peptidase — protein sequence MARLLAFWLGACLGSFINVVAYRLPREESLVLPGSHCPRCGRPIAPYDNIPILSWLLLRGRCRRCGKSISARYLLVELLMAFLSLAVWLRWQSHPGWAVPVVLAVGDLLALSLIDWDTGFIPDALSFSLIAGGLLCAPINPLLTRASWYWSVAASAQGATVGFLICWGIAELGKRLFGKEAMGWGDVILLAGVGAWAGGTGAYDCLLVGSLLGTIYGVGRVLKGELRMADPVPFGPFLAAGAVFNFFCLLPLGFPFIPIR from the coding sequence ATGGCAAGGCTGCTGGCTTTTTGGCTGGGCGCGTGCCTGGGCAGCTTCATCAACGTCGTCGCCTACCGCCTGCCCCGCGAGGAGTCCTTGGTCCTGCCGGGTTCGCACTGCCCGCGCTGCGGCCGGCCCATCGCGCCCTACGACAACATCCCCATCCTGAGTTGGCTGCTCCTGCGCGGCCGCTGCCGTCGCTGCGGCAAGTCCATCTCGGCCCGATATCTGCTCGTGGAGCTCCTGATGGCATTCTTGAGCCTGGCGGTCTGGCTGCGCTGGCAGAGCCATCCGGGATGGGCTGTCCCGGTCGTCCTGGCCGTGGGAGACCTCTTGGCCCTCTCCTTGATAGATTGGGATACCGGGTTCATCCCGGACGCGCTCTCCTTCAGCTTGATCGCGGGCGGACTGCTTTGCGCGCCCATCAATCCGCTTCTGACGCGGGCCTCTTGGTACTGGTCCGTCGCCGCCAGCGCCCAGGGCGCCACGGTGGGATTCCTCATTTGCTGGGGCATCGCGGAGCTGGGCAAGCGTCTCTTCGGCAAGGAGGCCATGGGCTGGGGCGACGTCATCCTGCTGGCTGGCGTGGGGGCTTGGGCCGGCGGCACCGGCGCCTATGACTGCCTGCTGGTGGGGTCTCTTTTGGGGACGATCTACGGCGTCGGCCGGGTGCTGAAGGGGGAGCTGCGTATGGCGGACCCCGTCCCGTTCGGCCCCTTCTTGGCGGCAGGAGCGGTGTTCAATTTTTTCTGCCTGCTCCCGCTGGGATTCCCTTTCATCCCGATCCGATAG
- a CDS encoding tetratricopeptide repeat protein: MSSVRRSHLVLVAAAAAGVYLMTLWTQGFIRDDRWLIAGNHLLSQGLGGVTHILSSGYVEMVMGSQAPIQEYRPLLTLTFLLHFLTTGATPWPMHAVNILLHATACCLLLAALRRRMTAAAALAAALLFAVMPVHAEVVSYITSRSELLVAVCVLGAWLLLERETHGLRLAAGTALFCVGLLSKEHAIVFPVFLALGDWTFHGQTPWRAGRLRVHLALAVCAAAYLLLRRLVLSHPLHGGVPYFPDRTTAWLTFSRFALAHYLWPSLSGTGLCADFSRPLVPDARPEAWSAWLAPAVWVALGATAARAVARRRAWGFWVLGPALFLLPTCHLLFPLDTLGAERLLYLPTVGLAALLGGACHRLQERSPLLGQSVLAMAALWYAGATIARNRAWLSELAYYQAAVSCNPVSARSRAALGTSRIEKGDLEQGEADLLAAVALDPRLPQSYYNLGRLAWERGDLDRAQRFSQRTLELDASASDAKVLLALCLERRGQFAPAAQLLENVLAAMPWHTEALFNLGRLELLRGRPALARPLFARFAQLAPDDPDAPQARALAAP, translated from the coding sequence ATGAGCTCCGTTAGGAGGAGCCATCTGGTCCTGGTGGCAGCCGCTGCCGCGGGAGTCTACCTCATGACCCTGTGGACCCAGGGCTTCATCCGGGACGACCGCTGGCTCATCGCAGGCAATCACCTCCTGTCCCAAGGCCTCGGCGGCGTGACCCATATCCTGAGCAGCGGCTATGTCGAGATGGTGATGGGCTCCCAGGCACCCATCCAGGAGTACCGGCCGCTGCTGACCCTCACTTTCCTCCTGCACTTCCTCACCACGGGCGCGACACCCTGGCCCATGCACGCCGTCAACATCCTGCTGCACGCGACGGCCTGCTGTCTGCTCCTGGCGGCCCTGCGCCGCCGCATGACCGCGGCCGCGGCCTTGGCCGCAGCGCTGCTCTTCGCCGTCATGCCGGTCCATGCCGAAGTCGTTTCCTATATCACCAGCCGCTCGGAGCTGCTCGTGGCCGTCTGCGTGCTGGGAGCCTGGCTCCTGCTGGAGCGCGAGACCCACGGCCTGAGGCTGGCCGCCGGCACCGCGCTTTTCTGCGTGGGCCTGCTCAGCAAGGAGCACGCCATCGTATTTCCGGTCTTCCTGGCGCTCGGCGACTGGACCTTCCACGGGCAGACGCCCTGGCGCGCCGGCCGCTTGCGCGTCCACCTCGCTCTGGCCGTCTGCGCCGCGGCCTACCTCCTGCTCCGGCGGCTCGTCCTCTCGCATCCGCTCCACGGCGGCGTGCCCTATTTCCCAGACCGGACCACGGCCTGGCTGACCTTCTCCCGCTTCGCCTTGGCCCATTACCTCTGGCCGAGTCTGAGCGGCACCGGCCTCTGCGCGGACTTCAGCCGCCCCCTGGTGCCGGACGCCCGGCCCGAGGCCTGGAGCGCGTGGCTGGCGCCGGCGGTCTGGGTCGCGTTGGGCGCGACTGCGGCGCGCGCCGTGGCGCGGCGCCGGGCCTGGGGCTTCTGGGTGCTCGGGCCGGCGCTCTTCCTCCTGCCGACCTGCCACCTCCTCTTCCCCCTCGACACGCTGGGCGCAGAACGCTTGCTCTACCTGCCCACCGTGGGCTTGGCCGCGCTGCTGGGCGGCGCCTGCCATCGATTGCAGGAGAGGAGCCCGCTGCTGGGGCAGTCGGTCCTAGCCATGGCCGCGCTCTGGTACGCGGGCGCCACGATCGCGCGCAACCGGGCCTGGCTCTCGGAGCTGGCCTATTACCAAGCCGCGGTGAGCTGCAATCCCGTCTCGGCCAGATCCCGCGCCGCCTTGGGAACGTCCCGGATCGAGAAGGGCGATCTGGAACAGGGCGAGGCGGATCTGCTCGCCGCCGTGGCTCTGGACCCGCGCCTGCCGCAGTCCTACTACAACCTAGGCCGATTGGCATGGGAGCGCGGCGATTTGGATCGAGCGCAACGGTTCTCGCAGAGGACGCTGGAGCTCGACGCCTCCGCCTCGGACGCCAAGGTCCTGCTCGCCCTCTGCCTGGAGCGGCGAGGTCAATTCGCCCCGGCGGCTCAACTGCTGGAGAACGTGCTGGCCGCCATGCCCTGGCACACGGAAGCCCTCTTCAACCTGGGGCGACTGGAGCTGCTGCGCGGCCGCCCGGCGCTGGCGCGGCCCCTCTTCGCCCGGTTCGCGCAGCTGGCACCCGATGATCCGGACGCTCCCCAAGCCAGAGCGCTGGCAGCGCCATGA
- a CDS encoding glycosyltransferase family 9 protein: MTHPRRILIIQLRRIGDVIFTLPLIKVLRENFPRAQIDFLVEQPSDQLVRLDPALNETLVYDKRRPVHWLREVRARRYDLVLDFLANGRTWPIAFCSGARSKAAFTGPWRRSLVYNHLARATPNAYLVEQKLDILRSLGLQVGSWGWDIRLPAADTKWAEDFLKEQSVGSARALVALAPASRRETRRWLPARFAEVAQGLLSRGRDVLFLWGPGEKEYIEDIARRAGDAGPGRKVIPPDTPLLRLAALIRSSALVLTVENGPKNLAVALGVPTVNIVGPNNPGSFNPLSDPSHVVLRDESLGCLGCELNACPSHHECMENITPDSVLREIERLLSRPAPASAPAAQGA; encoded by the coding sequence ATGACCCATCCGCGGCGCATCCTCATCATCCAGCTGCGCCGCATCGGAGACGTCATCTTCACCCTCCCCCTCATCAAGGTCCTGCGCGAGAACTTCCCCAGAGCCCAGATCGACTTCCTGGTGGAGCAGCCCTCGGACCAGCTCGTCCGCCTCGACCCCGCCTTGAACGAGACGTTGGTCTACGACAAGAGGCGCCCCGTCCATTGGCTGCGCGAGGTCCGCGCGCGGCGCTACGACCTGGTCCTGGACTTCCTGGCCAACGGCCGCACCTGGCCGATCGCCTTCTGCTCCGGCGCCCGGAGCAAGGCCGCCTTCACGGGGCCCTGGAGGCGCAGCCTGGTCTACAACCACCTGGCCCGCGCCACGCCCAACGCCTACCTCGTGGAACAGAAGCTCGACATCCTGCGCTCCCTCGGCCTCCAGGTCGGCTCCTGGGGCTGGGACATCCGCCTGCCCGCGGCCGACACGAAATGGGCGGAGGATTTCCTGAAGGAGCAGAGCGTGGGCTCGGCGCGGGCCTTGGTCGCGCTGGCCCCGGCTTCGCGGCGCGAGACCCGGCGCTGGCTGCCCGCGCGCTTCGCGGAGGTCGCCCAAGGCCTGTTAAGCCGGGGCCGCGACGTGCTATTCCTCTGGGGACCCGGGGAGAAGGAGTACATCGAAGACATCGCGCGCCGGGCCGGCGATGCCGGGCCCGGCCGAAAGGTCATCCCACCCGACACGCCCTTGCTGCGCTTGGCCGCGCTCATCCGGTCGTCCGCCTTGGTTTTGACCGTCGAGAACGGCCCCAAGAACCTCGCCGTGGCCCTCGGCGTGCCCACCGTCAACATCGTGGGCCCCAACAACCCCGGCTCGTTCAACCCCTTGAGCGACCCGTCCCACGTGGTGCTCAGAGACGAGTCCTTGGGCTGCCTCGGCTGCGAGCTCAACGCCTGTCCCTCTCACCACGAGTGCATGGAGAACATCACCCCGGACTCAGTCCTGCGGGAGATCGAGCGTCTGCTCTCCCGCCCGGCCCCGGCCTCGGCACCAGCAGCGCAAGGAGCTTGA
- the gmd gene encoding GDP-mannose 4,6-dehydratase: MKRALITGITGQDGSYLAELLLEKGYEVHGMVRRVALEDPQHRLMRVSHLVKDLHLHSASLESYASVFDVLQKIKPDECYHLAAQSFVSYSFEDEFSTINTNINGTHFVLSALKHVVPQCRFYFAASSEMFGKVAETPQTEKTPFHPRSPYGISKVAGFDLTRNYREAYGLHASSGILFNHESPRRGYEFVTRKITNAAARIKLGLEKELRLGNLDAKRDWGYAKDYVRAMWLMLQQDAPDDYVVATGETHDVREFVDAAFAHVGLKWKDYVKVDENFYRPAEVQTLTGDAAKAKRVLGWEETVRFRQLVEMMVDADLKSLNNGTAAAVAQK, translated from the coding sequence ATGAAACGGGCCCTCATCACCGGCATCACCGGCCAGGACGGCTCCTATCTCGCCGAGCTCCTGCTTGAGAAAGGCTACGAAGTCCACGGCATGGTCCGCCGCGTGGCCCTCGAAGACCCCCAGCACCGGCTCATGCGCGTCAGCCATCTCGTCAAAGACCTCCATCTGCATTCGGCCTCCTTGGAGAGCTACGCCAGCGTCTTCGACGTGCTCCAGAAGATCAAGCCCGACGAATGCTACCACCTCGCGGCCCAGAGCTTCGTGAGCTACTCCTTCGAGGACGAGTTCTCCACCATCAACACCAACATCAACGGGACCCACTTCGTGCTCTCCGCCCTCAAGCACGTGGTCCCCCAGTGCCGCTTCTACTTCGCCGCCTCCAGCGAGATGTTCGGCAAAGTGGCCGAGACCCCCCAGACCGAGAAGACCCCCTTCCATCCCCGCTCGCCCTACGGCATCTCCAAGGTCGCCGGCTTCGACCTCACCCGCAACTACCGCGAAGCCTACGGACTCCACGCCTCCAGCGGAATCCTCTTCAACCACGAATCCCCCCGCCGCGGCTACGAGTTCGTCACCCGCAAGATCACCAACGCCGCGGCCCGCATCAAGCTCGGCCTGGAGAAGGAGCTGCGCCTGGGCAACCTCGACGCCAAGCGCGACTGGGGCTACGCCAAGGACTACGTCAGAGCCATGTGGCTCATGCTCCAGCAGGACGCCCCGGACGACTACGTGGTGGCCACGGGCGAGACCCACGACGTGCGCGAGTTCGTCGACGCCGCCTTCGCCCACGTCGGCCTCAAGTGGAAGGACTACGTCAAGGTCGACGAGAACTTCTACCGCCCCGCCGAGGTGCAGACTTTGACCGGAGACGCCGCCAAGGCCAAGCGCGTGCTCGGCTGGGAGGAGACCGTGCGCTTCCGCCAGCTCGTGGAGATGATGGTCGACGCCGACCTCAAGAGCCTGAACAACGGCACGGCCGCTGCCGTCGCCCAGAAATGA
- a CDS encoding YbhB/YbcL family Raf kinase inhibitor-like protein codes for MRRTLLAAPLALALVPTLANGAPRQTDKPVKERTKKMAFELTSPAFKNNERIPQKHTGEGEDASPALAWADVPAGTESFALVMDDPDAPVGLWLHWVLFDIPAGLKGLPEGVTKKESLPDGSKHGKCWGTEKMGYERAGYYGPMPPPGKPHRYVFKLYALDQKLGLPAKADKNDILRAMKGHILGEAQLIGIYER; via the coding sequence ATGAGACGGACCTTGCTGGCCGCGCCCCTGGCCCTCGCCCTCGTGCCGACGCTCGCCAATGGCGCCCCCCGGCAAACAGACAAACCCGTCAAAGAGAGGACCAAGAAGATGGCTTTCGAGCTCACCAGCCCCGCTTTCAAGAACAACGAACGCATCCCCCAGAAGCACACCGGGGAAGGCGAGGACGCCTCCCCCGCCCTGGCCTGGGCCGATGTCCCGGCGGGGACCGAGAGCTTCGCCCTCGTCATGGACGACCCCGACGCCCCCGTCGGACTCTGGCTCCATTGGGTCCTTTTCGACATCCCGGCCGGTCTCAAAGGCCTGCCCGAAGGCGTGACCAAGAAGGAAAGCCTCCCCGACGGCTCCAAGCACGGCAAATGCTGGGGCACCGAGAAGATGGGCTACGAACGCGCCGGCTACTACGGCCCCATGCCGCCCCCCGGCAAGCCCCACCGCTACGTCTTCAAGCTCTACGCCCTCGATCAGAAGCTCGGCCTTCCCGCCAAGGCCGACAAGAACGACATCCTCAGGGCCATGAAGGGACACATCCTCGGCGAGGCCCAGCTCATCGGCATCTACGAGCGCTGA
- a CDS encoding BrnT family toxin: protein MSELRFEWDETKNRENIKKHGVSFEEAHTVFLDENALRFFDPDHSQDEDRFIMLGMSAKLRILVVCHCFRLDDTAIRIISARKALKRESKSYGS, encoded by the coding sequence ATGAGCGAATTGCGGTTCGAATGGGACGAAACCAAGAACAGGGAGAACATTAAGAAGCATGGAGTTTCGTTTGAGGAAGCCCACACCGTTTTCCTCGATGAAAATGCCCTGAGGTTTTTCGACCCGGATCACTCTCAGGACGAGGACCGCTTCATTATGCTTGGCATGAGCGCCAAGCTCCGCATCCTCGTCGTGTGCCATTGCTTTAGGCTAGACGACACCGCCATTCGAATCATCTCGGCCAGAAAAGCACTCAAACGTGAGTCGAAGAGTTACGGGAGCTAA
- a CDS encoding antitoxin encodes MRKSYDFSKMKSQKNPYIGMLKQPITIRLDRGTVTYFKGLAGEIGMPYQSLINLYLRDCAIHHKKIALRWMGA; translated from the coding sequence ATGAGAAAATCATACGACTTCTCCAAAATGAAGAGCCAAAAGAATCCCTACATTGGCATGCTCAAACAGCCGATTACCATCCGGCTGGACCGTGGAACAGTGACCTATTTCAAGGGTCTGGCAGGTGAAATCGGCATGCCTTATCAGAGCCTGATCAATCTCTACCTTCGGGATTGTGCGATACATCACAAGAAAATCGCCCTCAGGTGGATGGGTGCCTAG
- a CDS encoding type II toxin-antitoxin system Phd/YefM family antitoxin — protein sequence MTTMTASTARARLYKLLDQTAASHDPVQITGKRSSAVLVSEEDWRSIQETLYLLSIPGMRESIREGLKTPVGKCAKRIAW from the coding sequence ATGACCACCATGACTGCAAGCACGGCCAGGGCAAGGCTTTATAAGCTCTTGGACCAAACCGCCGCATCGCATGACCCAGTCCAAATTACAGGTAAGCGCTCTAGCGCCGTGCTTGTCTCGGAGGAAGACTGGCGCTCCATTCAAGAAACGCTATATTTGCTCTCAATCCCGGGAATGCGAGAATCCATTCGGGAAGGCCTAAAGACCCCTGTTGGCAAGTGCGCCAAGAGAATCGCCTGGTGA
- a CDS encoding Txe/YoeB family addiction module toxin: MTWQLIFTKQALKDAKKLSASGLRTKAETLLGIIQKNPFQSPPPFEKLVGDLAGAYSRRINIQHRLVYQVLSDARTVKVIRFWTHYE, translated from the coding sequence GTGACCTGGCAACTCATCTTCACAAAGCAAGCGCTGAAGGATGCCAAGAAACTAAGCGCCTCAGGCCTCAGGACAAAAGCAGAAACACTTCTAGGAATCATCCAAAAGAACCCCTTCCAGAGCCCGCCACCATTTGAAAAATTGGTTGGGGATTTGGCGGGCGCCTACTCGCGGCGAATCAACATCCAGCACCGACTTGTCTATCAAGTCCTTTCCGACGCCAGGACAGTCAAAGTAATCCGTTTCTGGACCCACTACGAATAG
- a CDS encoding SgcJ/EcaC family oxidoreductase: MLSYVVQEAPQAARSEACRATDEREIAALFDRWDRSLQTGDPHQVAANYAQGSILLPTLSNQPRLTQAEKEDYFQHFLQNKPKGKIDLRTIEIGCNTAVDSGLYTFTYGTTGAQVKARYTYTYKWDGKQWLITSHHSSALPEKNDGQR, encoded by the coding sequence ATACTCTCCTACGTCGTGCAGGAAGCGCCCCAGGCCGCGCGCTCAGAGGCCTGCAGAGCGACCGATGAGCGGGAGATCGCGGCCCTGTTCGACCGCTGGGATCGCTCGCTGCAGACCGGCGACCCGCACCAAGTCGCCGCCAACTACGCGCAGGGCTCCATCCTCCTGCCCACCTTGTCGAACCAGCCGCGATTGACGCAGGCCGAGAAGGAGGACTACTTCCAGCACTTCCTGCAGAACAAGCCCAAGGGCAAGATCGACCTGAGGACCATAGAGATCGGCTGCAACACCGCGGTGGATTCCGGGCTCTATACGTTCACCTACGGCACCACGGGCGCTCAGGTCAAAGCCCGCTACACGTACACCTACAAGTGGGACGGGAAACAGTGGCTGATCACCAGCCACCATTCTTCAGCGCTGCCGGAGAAGAACGATGGACAACGATAA
- a CDS encoding response regulator: MKKILVVDDDPEVRQLLEDLLRPDFDVRTAEDGVAGLAAAKAERPDLVILDLLMPRMHGYEVIQRIRQDEGLRDLKVLICSSKSYAADQTTARQAGADDYITKPYDVGALLGKIQDLVGEAKSPVSLRFWGTRGSIPTPGPRTERYGGNTPCVELRVGGRLLIIDAGSGIRELGRALLKEFQAKPISADLFISHTHWDHIQGLPFFTPIYLPQNRFTIHGVHGTTQGFADVLRGQMSHQYFPVDMKAMGSNPSIVELDGPVQLGEAKVYYHYLNHPGIAVGFRVETPAATVCYLSDHEPYGRLNAKGEFSAKEDDAVAGFVRGASLLICEAQYTDEEYKTKRSWGHSTFADVIGLAAKAEVKQLALFHHDPEHTDEMMDGFVAGCQELIRSRGYRLDCFGAQEGMALHF, from the coding sequence ATGAAGAAGATCCTGGTCGTCGATGACGATCCCGAGGTGCGCCAGCTCCTGGAAGACCTCCTGCGCCCCGACTTCGATGTGCGCACGGCCGAGGACGGCGTGGCCGGGCTGGCGGCGGCCAAGGCCGAGAGGCCGGACCTCGTCATCCTGGACCTGCTCATGCCCCGGATGCACGGCTACGAGGTCATCCAGCGCATCCGCCAGGACGAGGGGCTGCGGGACCTCAAGGTGCTCATCTGCTCCTCGAAATCCTACGCGGCCGACCAGACCACCGCGCGCCAGGCCGGCGCCGATGATTACATCACCAAGCCCTACGATGTCGGGGCCCTGCTGGGGAAGATCCAGGACCTCGTGGGCGAAGCCAAGTCCCCCGTCTCTTTGCGTTTCTGGGGCACGCGCGGCTCCATCCCCACCCCGGGCCCGCGCACCGAGCGCTATGGGGGCAACACCCCTTGCGTGGAGCTGCGCGTGGGCGGCCGGCTCCTCATCATAGACGCCGGCTCCGGCATCCGGGAGCTGGGCCGGGCGCTGCTCAAGGAGTTCCAGGCCAAGCCCATCTCGGCCGACCTCTTCATCAGCCACACCCACTGGGACCACATCCAGGGCCTGCCCTTCTTCACGCCCATCTACCTGCCGCAGAACCGTTTCACCATCCACGGAGTCCACGGGACCACGCAAGGCTTCGCGGACGTGCTGCGCGGCCAGATGAGCCACCAGTACTTCCCGGTGGACATGAAGGCCATGGGCTCCAACCCGTCCATCGTGGAGCTCGACGGGCCGGTGCAGTTGGGCGAGGCCAAGGTCTACTACCACTACCTCAACCACCCGGGCATCGCCGTGGGCTTCCGCGTCGAGACGCCGGCCGCGACGGTCTGCTACTTGAGCGACCACGAGCCCTACGGCCGGCTCAACGCCAAGGGCGAGTTCAGCGCCAAGGAGGACGACGCGGTGGCGGGCTTCGTGCGTGGCGCGTCCCTGCTCATCTGCGAGGCCCAGTACACGGACGAGGAGTACAAGACCAAGCGGAGCTGGGGGCACTCCACCTTCGCCGACGTCATCGGACTGGCCGCCAAGGCCGAGGTCAAGCAGTTGGCCCTGTTCCACCACGACCCGGAGCACACCGACGAGATGATGGACGGTTTCGTGGCCGGCTGCCAAGAGCTCATCCGCAGCCGGGGCTATCGGCTCGACTGCTTCGGGGCCCAGGAAGGCATGGCCCTGCACTTCTGA
- a CDS encoding lysylphosphatidylglycerol synthase transmembrane domain-containing protein, with product MTRRFVIAGGFLASLGLLAYLIGGHITALLRIGTQLEWSYVAAAVLCALASYLMVGLALREVLALLGHSLSFPVLLGIALVSTSVNYLVSSAGVSGFALKAHLLRKRQVPYATTVMAAVVSSAILYFVLAVILGQGLVYLVMHLRGARIAIMEGAVGLGLLLATSVVLMIFAFNHKLRGRLTRAAFHRFNRVVFSFSKREIPREEFEEFEHQLAAGLGTIHHHKGRLTKTIAYTGLDWVMAMLTLNFCLRAVGVTHLPIGHLIAGFTAGQATTLIPALPGGLGAMEGSMAATFSGLGLVDWDDALMAVLLYRVAYYLIPGILSIFVLWGLKMSEPDLMAQTALEAIPEELKRKARELEHSHPWPHAHQAGGK from the coding sequence ATGACCCGCCGCTTCGTCATCGCCGGGGGCTTCCTGGCCTCGCTGGGCCTGCTGGCCTACCTTATCGGGGGCCATATCACCGCCCTGCTGCGCATCGGCACGCAACTGGAATGGTCGTACGTGGCCGCGGCGGTGCTCTGCGCGCTGGCCAGCTATCTCATGGTGGGGCTGGCCCTGCGCGAGGTCCTGGCCTTGCTCGGGCACTCCCTGTCTTTCCCCGTGCTGCTGGGCATCGCCTTGGTCTCCACCTCGGTCAACTACCTCGTCTCCAGCGCCGGGGTCAGCGGCTTCGCGCTCAAGGCGCACTTGCTGCGCAAAAGGCAGGTCCCCTACGCCACCACCGTGATGGCGGCCGTGGTCAGCTCGGCCATCCTCTACTTCGTCCTGGCGGTCATCCTGGGCCAGGGGCTGGTCTACTTGGTCATGCACCTGCGGGGCGCGCGCATCGCCATCATGGAAGGGGCCGTGGGCCTGGGACTATTGCTGGCGACCTCGGTGGTCCTCATGATCTTCGCCTTCAACCACAAGCTGCGCGGCCGCCTGACGCGCGCGGCCTTCCACCGCTTCAACCGGGTGGTCTTCTCCTTCTCCAAGCGGGAGATCCCCCGCGAGGAGTTCGAGGAGTTCGAGCATCAGCTGGCCGCGGGACTGGGCACCATCCACCACCACAAAGGCCGGCTCACCAAGACCATCGCCTACACCGGGCTCGACTGGGTCATGGCCATGCTCACGCTGAATTTCTGCCTGCGCGCGGTGGGAGTGACGCATCTGCCCATCGGCCACCTCATCGCGGGCTTCACCGCCGGCCAGGCCACGACCCTCATCCCGGCCCTGCCCGGCGGCCTGGGCGCCATGGAAGGCTCCATGGCCGCGACCTTCAGCGGCCTCGGACTGGTGGATTGGGACGACGCGCTCATGGCCGTCCTGCTCTACCGCGTCGCCTACTACCTCATCCCCGGCATCCTGAGCATCTTCGTGCTCTGGGGCTTGAAGATGTCCGAGCCGGACCTCATGGCCCAGACGGCGCTGGAGGCCATCCCGGAGGAGCTCAAGCGCAAGGCGCGGGAGCTCGAGCACAGCCACCCCTGGCCGCACGCGCATCAGGCGGGGGGGAAATGA
- a CDS encoding TolC family protein, with protein MKRWAFLLLLGAAAAPAAAVDVSTFTAQGYVQSVLAAAPEVQQAAAQFAAARAAWKSQTASAWLPTVGFTGLAYPYGHDINESYRFQHWNLARADTSLATTVNLNLFNSFSDYFKVRQAALSRDSAEQGLALSQQARAFAAAQAFYDLGLKERLVAVSSENLKIQKDNYDLTRDHYQNGMRSLADLLKSETDWHSSELNITQAEANRKQSLLQFNLLVGRPADAPAALADELDAGTTSLPGLAADLDAALSRRPAMVSARLALEASEVAASQAVRDGAPQLSLDASYNRTDNGRNIGNVSPDPNYQLALSLSLPSGFNGASQWLSVSAARARAAASRQSLAVATRQVRSDVHSAYIALESALATYRIASITEDIARRSFELVNEQYKQNSADAIRLSQAQLDFLTARTSRAQALFGALLIRYQYRLAIGEPLWK; from the coding sequence ATGAAGCGCTGGGCATTCCTGCTGCTGCTGGGAGCGGCCGCCGCGCCGGCCGCGGCGGTGGACGTTTCCACCTTCACGGCCCAAGGCTACGTCCAGTCCGTCCTCGCCGCCGCCCCCGAGGTGCAGCAGGCGGCCGCGCAATTCGCCGCGGCGCGCGCGGCCTGGAAGTCCCAGACCGCGTCGGCCTGGCTGCCCACGGTCGGCTTCACCGGCTTGGCCTACCCGTACGGACACGATATCAACGAGTCCTATCGCTTCCAGCACTGGAACCTGGCCCGCGCCGACACGAGCCTGGCCACGACCGTCAACCTCAACCTGTTCAACAGCTTCTCCGACTACTTCAAGGTGCGCCAGGCCGCCCTGTCCCGGGACTCCGCGGAGCAGGGCCTGGCCCTCTCGCAGCAGGCCCGGGCCTTCGCGGCGGCGCAGGCCTTCTACGACCTGGGGCTCAAGGAGCGCCTGGTGGCCGTGTCCTCGGAGAACCTGAAGATCCAGAAGGACAACTACGACCTGACCCGCGACCATTACCAGAACGGGATGAGGAGCCTCGCGGACCTGCTCAAGAGCGAGACGGACTGGCATTCCAGCGAGCTCAACATCACCCAGGCCGAGGCCAACCGCAAGCAGTCCCTGCTCCAGTTCAACCTGCTCGTGGGCCGGCCGGCCGACGCGCCGGCGGCCCTGGCCGACGAGCTCGACGCCGGCACCACGTCCTTGCCTGGGCTGGCCGCCGACCTCGACGCCGCTCTGAGCCGCCGGCCCGCGATGGTCTCGGCGCGCCTGGCCCTGGAGGCCAGCGAGGTGGCGGCGAGCCAGGCCGTGCGCGACGGGGCGCCGCAGCTGAGCCTCGACGCCTCCTACAACCGCACCGACAACGGCCGCAACATCGGAAACGTCAGCCCCGACCCCAACTACCAGCTGGCCTTGTCGCTGTCCTTGCCCTCCGGCTTCAACGGCGCCTCCCAGTGGCTCAGCGTCTCAGCGGCGCGGGCCCGGGCCGCGGCCTCCCGGCAGAGCCTCGCGGTGGCGACCCGGCAGGTGCGCAGCGACGTCCATTCCGCCTACATCGCGCTGGAGTCGGCGCTGGCCACCTACCGCATCGCGTCCATCACGGAGGACATCGCGCGGCGCAGCTTCGAGCTGGTCAACGAGCAGTACAAGCAGAACTCGGCCGACGCCATCCGTCTGTCCCAGGCCCAGCTCGACTTCCTGACCGCGCGCACCTCGCGGGCCCAGGCCCTCTTCGGAGCCCTGTTGATCCGCTACCAGTACCGCTTGGCTATAGGAGAACCCTTATGGAAGTGA